One region of Kogia breviceps isolate mKogBre1 chromosome 17, mKogBre1 haplotype 1, whole genome shotgun sequence genomic DNA includes:
- the LY6E gene encoding lymphocyte antigen 6E, translating to MKVFLPVLLAALLGVERAHSLVCFSCVNENSNWYCLKPTVCSDTDNYCVSISASAGVGNVVDLGYTLNKGCSPICPIPSVNLGVAAVSTHCCQSFLCNLSAADGGLRASATVLGLGLLLGLLLALL from the exons ATGAAGGTCTTCCTGCCGGTGCTGCTGGCTGCCCTCCTGGGTGTGGAGCGAG CCCACTCCCTGGTGTGCTTCTCTTGCGTGAATGAGAACAGCAACTGGTACTGCCTGAAGCCCACCGTCTGCTCCGACACGGACAACTACTGTGTGAGCATCTCCGCGTCCGCCGGCGTCG GGAACGTGGTGGACCTCGGCTACACCCTGAACAAGGGCTGCTCCCCGATCTGCCCCATCCCGAGCGTCAACCTCGGCGTGGCGGCCGTGAGCACCCACTGCTGCCAGAGCTTCCTGTGCAACCTCAGTGCGGCCGACGGCGGGCTGCGGGCCAGCGCCACCGTGCTGGGCCTCGGCCTTCTGCTCGGCCTGCTGCTGGCTCTGCTGTGA
- the LY6H gene encoding lymphocyte antigen 6H, with amino-acid sequence MLPAAVKGLGLVLLAALLCSGPAHGLWCQDCTLTTNSSHCTPKQCQPSDTVCASVRITDPSSSRKDHSVNKMCASSCDFVKRHFFSDYLMGFINSGILKVDVDCCEKDLCNGVALAGRSSWALAGGLLLSLGPTLLWAGP; translated from the exons ATGTTGCCCGCAGCCGTGAAGGGCCTCGGCCTGGTGCTGCTGGCGGCTCTGCTGTGCTCTGGCCCCG CTCATGGCCTGTGGTGCCAGGACTGCACACTGACCACCAACTCCAGTCATTGCACCCCGAAGCAGTGCCAGCCGTCAGACACGGTGTGTGCCAGTGTCCGGATCACAGATCCCAGCAGCA GCAGGAAGGATCATTCTGTGAACAAGATGTGTGCCTCGTCCTGTGACTTCGTGAAGCGGCACTTTTTTTCAGACTATCTGATGGGCTTCATTAACTCTGGGATCTTGAAAGTAGACGTGGACTGCTGTGAGAAGGATTTGTGCAACGGGGTGGCGCTGGCGGGGCGCAGCTCCTGGGCCCTGGCCGGGGGACtcctgctcagcctggggcccacccTCCTCTGGGCTGGGCCCTGA